In one Flavobacteriales bacterium genomic region, the following are encoded:
- a CDS encoding L-threonylcarbamoyladenylate synthase, whose translation MLLPIHPKDPEPRKVRMVAEALRNGGVAICPTDTVYAYVCSPLHQRAIEVVARLKGAKPGKADLSLICADLSQLSLYARNVDTAAFRLLKRHLPGPYTFILNASSEIPKLFKNNRRTVGIRVPDHPIPQALVKELGHALVVASVHDADKVVDYTTDPERIEEHIGHQVDWVIDGGMGGLEPSTVVDLTSGEPVLLRSGKGPWDTAD comes from the coding sequence ATGCTGCTGCCGATACACCCCAAGGACCCCGAGCCCCGCAAGGTGCGCATGGTGGCCGAGGCGCTGCGCAACGGCGGGGTGGCCATCTGCCCCACGGACACCGTCTACGCGTACGTCTGCAGCCCGCTCCACCAGCGTGCCATCGAAGTGGTGGCCCGGCTCAAGGGCGCCAAGCCCGGGAAGGCCGACCTATCGCTGATCTGCGCGGACCTGAGCCAGCTGAGCCTCTATGCGCGCAATGTCGACACCGCCGCCTTCCGCCTCTTGAAGCGCCACCTTCCCGGCCCCTACACTTTCATCCTGAACGCCAGCAGCGAGATCCCGAAGCTGTTCAAGAACAACCGGCGCACCGTGGGTATCCGGGTGCCCGACCACCCCATCCCACAGGCCCTGGTCAAGGAACTGGGCCACGCCCTGGTGGTGGCCAGCGTGCACGATGCCGATAAGGTGGTGGACTATACCACCGATCCCGAGCGCATCGAGGAGCACATCGGGCATCAGGTGGATTGGGTGATCGATGGCGGAATGGGGGGCCTGGAGCCCTCAACCGTGGTCGACCTCACCTCCGGCGAGCCTGTGCTGCTCCGTTCGGGGAAGGGCCCATGGGACACGGCCGATTGA
- a CDS encoding NAD(P)H-hydrate dehydratase: MIPVLSAPAIREVDRRTIEEEPIGSLALMERAAAAFTRRFTERMAAHGEGRPTVLVIAGMGNNGGDGLAVARMLHQQGWPVRAVRVRHGAEPSDDHAANWAAAAEAGVPLRECADGAFQVDVGTEVLVDALFGTGLNAPLQGAAAHAVGIMNGSGLPIVAVDMPSGLFAEDNTDHEGRAIVRATLTLSFQVPKLAFFLAESAPYLGDWELLDIGLSPVALASQRTAFHLLQTADVRAFLRPRARFDHKGRYGHALLVAGSEGMMGAAVLASAAAVRSGCGLVTVHAPAAGGPILQSAVPEAMLSPDRAADYVTALPELVDYAAIGLGPGLRATDDTAAVLSDLLHRSTCPVVIDADGLNALALHHGLWSHLGARMVLTPHPGEFDRLAGQSHPSGFQRLQAARAFAQQHGCTVVLKGAFTAVCAPDGLVVFNGTGNPGMAKGGSGDALTGLLTGLLAQGLPVGQAAMVGVHLHGLAGDIAAARLSAQGMTAGDLVAALPEAWRQLVG, translated from the coding sequence ATGATCCCCGTCCTCAGTGCCCCGGCCATCCGTGAGGTGGACCGTCGCACCATTGAGGAGGAGCCTATCGGCTCGCTGGCCCTGATGGAGCGCGCAGCAGCGGCCTTCACCCGGCGCTTCACCGAGCGGATGGCGGCGCACGGAGAGGGCAGGCCCACTGTGCTGGTGATAGCCGGAATGGGCAACAACGGCGGTGATGGCCTCGCGGTGGCGCGGATGCTCCACCAGCAGGGCTGGCCGGTGCGCGCGGTGCGGGTGCGCCATGGGGCGGAACCCTCCGACGACCATGCCGCGAACTGGGCGGCTGCGGCGGAAGCCGGTGTTCCATTGCGCGAATGCGCGGATGGTGCGTTCCAGGTGGATGTGGGCACGGAGGTGCTGGTCGATGCCCTGTTCGGAACCGGCTTGAATGCCCCGCTCCAGGGCGCTGCCGCTCACGCGGTGGGCATCATGAATGGCAGCGGCCTGCCGATCGTGGCGGTCGATATGCCTTCAGGGCTGTTCGCCGAGGACAATACGGACCATGAGGGAAGGGCCATCGTCCGGGCCACGCTGACACTGAGCTTCCAGGTGCCGAAGCTCGCTTTCTTCCTTGCCGAGAGCGCGCCCTACTTAGGCGATTGGGAATTGCTGGACATCGGACTGTCGCCAGTCGCGCTGGCCAGTCAGAGGACCGCGTTCCATCTGTTGCAGACCGCGGATGTCCGCGCATTCCTGCGCCCCCGCGCCCGCTTCGATCACAAGGGCAGGTACGGTCATGCGCTGCTGGTGGCGGGCAGCGAAGGCATGATGGGGGCGGCTGTGCTGGCCAGCGCAGCGGCGGTGCGCAGCGGGTGCGGCTTGGTGACCGTCCATGCGCCGGCCGCTGGCGGCCCCATCCTCCAATCGGCTGTTCCGGAGGCCATGCTCTCGCCGGACAGGGCCGCCGATTACGTCACCGCGCTGCCGGAACTGGTTGACTATGCGGCCATCGGCCTTGGTCCCGGCCTGCGGGCCACCGATGACACGGCCGCTGTGCTCAGCGACCTCCTGCATCGGAGCACCTGCCCCGTGGTGATCGACGCCGATGGGCTCAATGCACTGGCGCTGCATCATGGGTTGTGGAGCCATCTCGGCGCGCGCATGGTGCTGACGCCGCATCCGGGAGAGTTCGACCGATTGGCCGGTCAATCGCACCCCTCCGGCTTCCAGCGCCTGCAGGCGGCGCGTGCATTCGCGCAGCAGCACGGGTGCACCGTGGTCCTGAAGGGCGCTTTCACCGCGGTCTGCGCGCCGGATGGCCTGGTGGTATTCAATGGAACGGGAAACCCGGGCATGGCCAAGGGCGGCAGCGGTGATGCGCTCACCGGCCTGCTGACCGGCCTGCTGGCCCAAGGGCTCCCCGTCGGCCAAGCCGCGATGGTCGGGGTGCACCTGCATGGCCTCGCAGGCGATATCGCCGCCGCCCGCCTCAGCGCCCAAGGCATGACAGCCGGCGACCTGGTGGCCGCGCTGCCCGAGGCATGGCGACAGCTGGTCGGCTGA